The Sphingopyxis sp. TUF1 genome segment GTTTCGTCTTCAAGACCCGACTGGACAGGTTTCCAATAGGGCGTCCGCGTCGCGCCTGCCAAAGCGGCGGAAAAGACGGTCTTCCCGATCCCGGTGTCGGTGCCCGTAACCACGAAACGTGTCATGCTGCGGCCATGGCTTCGGCAAGGGTGTCGGCCATGTCGTCGATGTCGGCTTCGTCGACATTGAGCGTAATCGCGATGCGGAGGCGCGCCGTGCCTTGGGCGACGGTCGGCGGACGGATACCGCGGATGTCGAAGCCGGCTTCGCGCAAGCTTCCCGCAACACGCATCGTGCGGTCGTTGTCGCCGATGATCACAGGCAGGATCTGGGTTCCGCTGGCGGGAATGCCGAGCGGGACAAGCCGTTCGGCGGCATGGCGGACGAGCGCGTGGAGGCGTGCCTGGCGCTCGGGTTCGTTCGCGACGATCTCGATCGCCTGACGGACGAGCCACGCGATCAGCGGCGACGGCGCGGTCGAAAAAATGAAGGGGCGGCCGCGGTTGACAAGGAAATCGGTGGCGACCGCGGGGGCGCAGAGAAGGGCGCCTTCGACCCCCAAGGCCTTGCCGCAGGTGTGGAGGGTGACGAGGTTGTCGCGGCGCGGCAGGGCGTGTGCGAGGCCGGCGCCGCCGGGTCCGAAAACGCCGGTTGCGTGCGCTTCGTCGACGACGAGTATGGCGTCGTGACGGTCGGCGACATCGGCGAGCTGGGCGAGCGGGGCGCGGTCGCCGTCCATGCTGTAGAGGCTTTCGACGGCGATCCACGGCGTTCCGGCACCGCCGCCCGCGCGCCAGCGGACGATGATGTCCTCGAACGTCTGCACGTCGTTGTGGGTCGCGGCGACATGCCCGGCGCGGCCGAGCTTCATTCCGTCGTGCGCGCTGGCGTGGATCAGCTCGTCGTGGACGACGAGGTCGCCGCGCTGGGGCAATG includes the following:
- a CDS encoding 8-amino-7-oxononanoate synthase, with the translated sequence MPNSPFDTHRKDLAALAAQSRRRTLAPRTGRDFASNDYLGLANSDVLRSALAAGLERGLPAGSGGSRLLRGNHAEHEALETHAARHYGSEAALFFSTGFAANAALFATLPQRGDLVVHDELIHASAHDGMKLGRAGHVAATHNDVQTFEDIIVRWRAGGGAGTPWIAVESLYSMDGDRAPLAQLADVADRHDAILVVDEAHATGVFGPGGAGLAHALPRRDNLVTLHTCGKALGVEGALLCAPAVATDFLVNRGRPFIFSTAPSPLIAWLVRQAIEIVANEPERQARLHALVRHAAERLVPLGIPASGTQILPVIIGDNDRTMRVAGSLREAGFDIRGIRPPTVAQGTARLRIAITLNVDEADIDDMADTLAEAMAAA